AAATATTAGAATACACATTCCTTTACATCTAAGATCCCTTCATTCCATCAACTTATGTACCGTTTTCAATACGAGCAGTTTTGATGTTGATTTCTTAACTAGAGTAGTCAATTCTTAGCATTTGCTAGATTTTTCATTTTCATGCTTAATATTCAAAAGCTTTGTTTGCCAATCAGAAAATTTTGTTAATTAGATTCACATTGACTAATTGAACTGCACTAATAACGTGATCAAACTATAATATCCGTTGATGAAAAATTCCGTTTTATGTATATACCACACAGTTCTTGGAACATTGTCCACTGAATTCGAAGAGGGGTACTGGCTCTGCATTGTTAAATTGATCAATACATAAGAAAAACACACAATTTGTACTTGGTTATTTGATAACAGAAACCCAATAGCACAGAAAATTTCTATCCACTCTGCAAACCCATTAATTCTAGATAGGAGTCCTGTCATACCAAAAAGTTCCAGAGATCTTTGGCATGCCCGAATTATCAATTCATGAAGATAGGCATAATAGATTTCACACTGCTTGCAGATTTTTTCATAGATGTTTTGGATCATGCTGCATGATCCATCATCAGAGTAGAATTATTAAACTGCTCTGAAGGAAACACGAGACACTGTGGGTCCTCATACAAATGTAAGGATTCTCCTTGTGGGATCAGATCCTGAAGCTCTTTTGAGCTGCTGCTGAAACTACGCATTATTTGGGCTTCTTCCCCATCAAATTTCACAGTACCAGTTCCTTCCCAATCCTCGGTAGGATATACCAGCTGAGACAAACAAGAAAGATTAGATTGGGCTTGTTGATCTTCATCCTGCACAGATGGGGTCAGACAAGAATCTGTAACAATGGTGGTGCCCATATTTATTAAGTTCATCACGGGGTGGGACATAACTGGCAAGGTATTGGTATTGCAGTCAGAATGTTCAAGAATGAAATTTGATGGTGGAGAAGGGATTTCAGATGTGGATAGAATGTGGGACAAGTCCTCTGCATTGATCATCAAATCATTGGAGTTATTATAGTAGTTGAGAAAGATTTCATTTTTAGGAACtgaagttcctctgaattcttcagaatggttatggttatggttattcTTGACAGTAATGGGGCCATTGTTGTATTCTAAGCATGGTTGTCTATCAGAATTAAACATATTATCGAAGAACCAGAAATTTAGATCTGAATCTGGAACTTGCTTGTTGTTAGAATCCTTTTCATTCATGTTATAGTTATACAGTGATCTGTCCATTACAAAGCTATTGTTGGGAACATTTTCTTGCTGAACAGCACTGTAAGACTGAGCTTGGGGAAAGGGTGTGTACTTTTTCTCTGCAGCTTGCTCTTTTAAAATTTGTGACATTTCAGCTCTAGTAGCTGTTGTGGTAGTTGTATCAATGGGTAGTTTGTAGTCCATTCCAGACTTCTCCAGCTTCTTCTTTATCCATGAATTCCAGTAGTTCTTGATTTCATTATCTGTTCTTCCTGGTAAGTGAGTTGCTATGTGTGCCCACCTGTACCGAAGATAGTCAACAGAAAAAGACATTATTAGTTGCTCTTAtacataagaattctccatgtaaaATCCAAATGCATCTTGACAGATGCTCATCAATCAAGGATCCAATATAATTTTCAAGTCTGTGATTAGAATGCTGTCTAAATCTTTTTCTTCGATTAAATTTTAGGATCCATCGTTATTAGTATTAGTTTATGATATTGATTGTATTATTTTTGTCTTCAACATTTCAGATCAAATTCTACAATCTATCATTATTAGCATTAATTTATGATATTCATATGTATTATTTGTcaatttaattgtgtaaacctttgtccttgatgtatttcagatcaaactccatgatccattATCATTAGCATTAATCACTCAAAGATCTTGAAAATTATTGCTGATGACTACATATGACTTAGTTTATAATCCCAGTTTCATTTATACTAAATGTTGAATTTTTATTGGTAAAGTTGAATTGATGACCATCTGAATCTGTTGAAAACTGAACATAGTGCAAGATGGCACAATTCTTTATTGACAGATTCAATGAATGATCTAGTCCAGCTCTTGCTTTATTTATTGTTAAATTCACATGTACAGAGTTGATTGATATAAGAACGATAAATGTAAGTTAAAATGTCGATTTAAAAACATACACAATTGATTTCAAAACCAATCTTTTGAATATGCGAAAATGCACATAAACAAAGTGGCTACATTCTAATGTAGTAAGACCATTTGAATAAAGAATCAAACCACACCAGCACTAGATGTGGTGCAATCCTTATCTTCAAAGGCAAGCATTTAAACTTCAATGGGTTACAAAATTCAGCAATATCTCCTGGACTATAACTAATTCCTATGAAATTTTTTCAGGGGAAGGAAAGTGAAAATTCACAGTCATGAGCTAAATCCATACCTGTTTCCAACCATGCCATGCAAATTTATAATAAGCTCCTCTTCTTCGGGACTGAATTTCCCACGCCTGATATCAGGCCTCAAGTAGTTGATCCAACGAAGCCTGCAACTCTTCCCACAACGTTGCAATCCTGCATTCAATAATTAACTTAGCTTAAATGAATCTAGCTAATTCATACATTGTCCATCTCCAAGCACATTCCAAAGTAGAGTTGTAATACATGACCCATACCTGCTTTTTGTGGGACTTCACTCCAGCAGCCATAGCcatgattgttgatataattgagaagcTTCTGGTCCTCCTCAGGTGACCAGAGGCCCCTTTTCACTTTCTGCTGGTTGCAGCAGCTGTGGTGTCCCATGACTATGGCTTCCTGAGGTTGAGCTTGTGAGGAGAAGACAGAGTGGGCTTTGGTATATAAGTAAGGGAGGGGCAGGCTTGAGAGAGACGAGTGTCTAGAGAAATAGAGGGCAGAGAGAGTTTCTCCATCACATGGGACTCATGTCTAACAGCAAAACGACTTGCTACCCACCAAGATTGCTTTTTTCTTCTCGTAGCTCTTCAATTCACCAATACAAAATACACACGTTTTGAATATTTTTGCTGTTGGTGTAGAATCTTTTTATGGGCGTGATGGATGTAGAGCAAAGGAACCAAATCTTCTCCTTTCCTTTCACCATCTCTCCATCAATAGCAGGTGATACGTTAAacttttttcatcaattttcttcaaCATTAATTTTAATTTGTCTCAGTAAACCTATTTTTGGAATAAATTACAAAATGGGAAATAAACTTGAAATAAGATTTTAGTTATAAAATAGTAAGATTAAAAGATAAAGGTAGTTTTTTTGTCCATCTCACAGACTCGCACCAAACATTATCGTGCAGCAAAGTTTTGTCAATTTAAAAAAACATATACTTTGTTtagcaattttaattttttttaataagataGAAATGTTACTAGtatatttaaatgtatttatttaaaaatatgctATCAATATAAGTTTGAAGTCATGTAATATAAGTCTGAAGTCATGTAAATCACTGTCAAATTTAAGGTAGAAGACAAGAGTTTTTGTTAACACACTCACACCATTACACTCTACCTCTTGTCATCATTGCAAAATGACTCTTGACATTAATTGACATTGATAACACATTCATATAAAGGAAAATAACTTTTGTTATGCTTAATGTAAGCTATATAAATGTAATTAACTTAGACTAATAAATATGGTAAATATATGTGgattttttgaatttaaataattaaatgtgtGAGTGCTTACCTTTATAATTGAACAAGGAATGATTCAAATGATGTTTTAAATTAGTAATGCATTTGGGTCTAGAAGAATAAATCTTAGTTTATTATTCACCTCAATTATTTTTCCTCATGTTGATTCAAGTTTGAAGATCAAAGTTGAATCCACAACCATAGACTTGTCCTTCACATATGCACTTGACATCTATGAAGTTATCCTTTTATGCTCACTTGATTTTCTATAGCTTCTTTTGCATCTTAGTAACAAGACTTGTAGCTTCAACTTGCAAATTTGTAAAGCTAATTTGGCTAACATTTTACGAGTCTTGAACATTGgaatgggtaaaagtacaaagttgtgtcaaacaaacttattagcacaagtgaatttaagtatttTTAACTAAAACTTTATTTTGGTCAAACATATGTCTAGCTAGATTAATTCTAGCGAAGTTAGATATGGGCTACAACTTTTCCAATGGGAAGTATCTATTAAATGCATATTTTATACCATTTTCGGTCCAATTACTAAAAAACTAAAAGTATTTGAAAAATTCGATGTTTGAACAACTCCTactattataaataatatattttttaataaaaaatacccTTCTGTAGATCTAAAATTGAagttttctaaaatatatatcttttaatagtgaattattttttttatctattttatatttttttaattgaaagcAAGTcatcactaaaatataaggttgcttatcttgtcaaggaaaaatactaaaattatttaaattttttgaaaaaactatGACGTGATAGAGAAAAGTATAAATGTCAAAACGatataattcttttttatttttgataaagaaTTAAGACAAAAGGTGATGTTAAATAGAAAGAGTtataaaaatagtgaaaaaaataaCATCCATGCACTAAAACTTCAAGTTACCAATactcacaaaaaaattgaagaagaaaagataaaattaacTATATAAAGAGTGATATTCCATGTAACTTCGATTTTAGtagtttatcaacaactaaattttgGTGTTtatttataaaaaactatattcaaataagtttttttttttaattacacataaaatacactaaaaatacacattttattagtttatatcattttaaaattcaaaacatttatGTCACTTCCCAGTGATTCAAATTAAAAAGTTGAATCTGTCTTGGTCATTTCCTtcataaaagtgtgacacaacgtTGTAGATTTACCCAAATTTTCTATATCATTGGAGAAATAAGAAGCAAGTATTTTCTTCTTGCATTTCTTGTATTGTTGTTGTAGGGTGGAGTATctcttcatcaattggtatcaaagcatgtgTTTGGATGTGTAAGGGGAGTCCCcaacatcaagtggtattagagcgggAGTTTTTAAATATGTAGATAGAGAATCTCAGAACGTGAGGTGATTTGCACCAAAAATTGTGGTTGTTGGCTCATGAGCAAGATGCCTCCATGAGTGATACATTACATATGTGGTGGAAGAAATATTGGTGGGAGAAATGTTGTTCCAAAAGAGGGTTTTAGAGTCTTTGAGAGAAAAGTGCAAGAACTACAAGAAGACTTACATAGAATAGTGGACTATAGAGGCCCGgatgaaattgatgatgaagtTTATGAGGAAGAATATTTCAAAGAAGAACAAGAGTTTGTGAGTGATCCTAGAGAGGATAGATTTTTTAGGGCCGTATCCAAGATTGGGAAGAGGCCAAAGGTATAAGTTTATATATTTTTTGGAATTCTAACTACAAAGGTGTTGATCAAATGGATCAATAATATGGAGGATCTTGATAGGGTTGGATTCGCAAAGACCAAGTTGAAAGGTCATGTTAATATCTAGTGGAGAGAAGTTTAGTTGGAGAGAAATAAAAGAGGCAAAGATAAGATAACAAGATGTGGTTATATAGTAGATAAGTTGAAGAGGTAATTCATCCCCATTGATTATGAGTTTGAGTGTTAAAGAAAATGCAAAGTTTGAAGCAAGCAAGAATATCTGTCAAAGAGTACTCAAAAGAATTCTATTGGATCTTTAATCAAAATATGACATTCTAATGCCAACAAGGAGAAGATAAATTGCAACAAATTAATGGGTTGAGGCCAAGATGTGAGAAGAGCCAAGTCTAGTCAAAATGAATACAATTGAGGATGCTTATCAATTTGCTTTGAAGGTGGAGGAAAAGTTGAATAAAAGATTTgaatgaaagaaaaaagaaaatggtCATTCATACCaagatcaaaatgaagataaaaagaAGATTGAAGAATCAAGTAGTGGCCAGAATCAGAAGGGTGATAATGCCTACTATCCTCGTGACCAAAATAATGGAGATTGAAGAAAAAGGAAGATTTGGATGAGGAATTGGAAGAGGAGGCTTTCAATGTTTTGAATGTAGAGAAGGATATAGAGAATATGATTTTCCCCAACACCAAGAGAGGACAAACATAAGACCTAAGGATAATACAGAATTTTCCCATGTAGATGAAGATGTCGAGTTTTCACATTATGAAGATGTGGAAGGAGGAGAGGTTGTTTTCACAAGAAGAGTCTTAGTGAATGAAGAggtggatctatttcaaaggaAGACCTTGTTTCACAC
This genomic stretch from Cryptomeria japonica chromosome 8, Sugi_1.0, whole genome shotgun sequence harbors:
- the LOC131060562 gene encoding transcription factor MYB74 — translated: MGHHSCCNQQKVKRGLWSPEEDQKLLNYINNHGYGCWSEVPQKAGLQRCGKSCRLRWINYLRPDIRRGKFSPEEEELIINLHGMVGNRWAHIATHLPGRTDNEIKNYWNSWIKKKLEKSGMDYKLPIDTTTTTATRAEMSQILKEQAAEKKYTPFPQAQSYSAVQQENVPNNSFVMDRSLYNYNMNEKDSNNKQVPDSDLNFWFFDNMFNSDRQPCLEYNNGPITVKNNHNHNHSEEFRGTSVPKNEIFLNYYNNSNDLMINAEDLSHILSTSEIPSPPSNFILEHSDCNTNTLPVMSHPVMNLINMGTTIVTDSCLTPSVQDEDQQAQSNLSCLSQLVYPTEDWEGTGTVKFDGEEAQIMRSFSSSSKELQDLIPQGESLHLYEDPQCLVFPSEQFNNSTLMMDHAA